One stretch of Streptomyces sp. 135 DNA includes these proteins:
- a CDS encoding ATP-binding protein, whose protein sequence is MSIWWSLHLRREAASVPLARRLLIGTMETAGVDPDVSFDLSLALSEACANAVEHGGAGAPGGTGAYRVTAYLDGEKCRIEVADSGPGFPGASRGCPTQAPRPAAAETDEHGRGLCLIRELADHVHLGNKPGTGGGAVISFDKMLKWREGAPLMTA, encoded by the coding sequence ATGAGCATCTGGTGGTCTCTCCATTTGCGGCGCGAAGCTGCGAGTGTCCCGCTCGCACGCCGCCTGCTGATCGGCACGATGGAGACGGCGGGCGTGGATCCCGACGTCTCCTTCGACCTGTCGCTCGCCCTCAGCGAAGCCTGTGCCAACGCCGTGGAGCACGGCGGCGCGGGTGCCCCGGGCGGGACGGGCGCCTACCGCGTCACGGCCTACCTGGACGGCGAGAAGTGCCGCATCGAGGTCGCCGACTCGGGCCCCGGCTTTCCCGGAGCCTCGCGCGGCTGTCCGACGCAGGCGCCCCGCCCGGCCGCCGCGGAGACGGACGAGCACGGCCGGGGCCTCTGCCTCATCAGGGAGCTCGCCGACCACGTGCACCTCGGCAACAAGCCGGGCACGGGCGGCGGCGCGGTGATCAGCTTCGACAAGATGCTCAAGTGGCGCGAGGGCGCGCCGCTCATGACGGCCTGA
- a CDS encoding aminopeptidase P family protein, whose protein sequence is MSDALNPETPVIPEETEEEPIKQRKNGLYPGVSDELAENMKSGWADTELHDLRPIPQAENTAARRAALSARFPGERLVIPAGNLKTRSNDTEYAFRASVEYAYLTGNQTEDGVLVMEPTKSGHDATIYLLPRSNRENGEFWLDGQGELWVGRRHSLTEAEKLYGIPASDVRELPEALREATGPVRVVRGYDAGIEAALTDKVTAERDEELRVFLSEARLVKDEFEIGELQKACDSTARGFEDVVKILDKAEATSERYIEGTFFLRARVEGNDIGYGSICAAGPHATTLHWVRNDGAVRSGELLLLDAGVETHTYYTADVTRTLPINGRFNELQKKIYDAVYEAQEAGIAAVQPGAKYRDFHDASQRVLAEKLVEWGLVEGPVERVLELGLQRRWTLHGTGHMLGMDVHDCAAARRESYVDGTLEPGMCLTVEPGLYFQADDLTVPEEYRGIGVRIEDDILVTEDGNRNLSDSLPRRSDEVEAWMARLKA, encoded by the coding sequence GTGTCGGACGCTCTCAACCCGGAGACCCCGGTGATCCCGGAGGAGACCGAAGAGGAGCCGATCAAGCAGCGGAAGAACGGCCTGTACCCCGGCGTGTCCGACGAGCTCGCCGAGAACATGAAGTCCGGCTGGGCCGACACCGAGCTGCACGACCTGCGGCCGATCCCCCAGGCCGAGAACACCGCGGCCCGCCGCGCCGCGCTCTCCGCGCGCTTCCCGGGCGAGCGCCTCGTGATCCCCGCGGGCAACCTCAAGACCCGCTCGAACGACACCGAGTACGCCTTCCGCGCCTCCGTCGAGTACGCGTACCTCACCGGCAACCAGACGGAGGACGGCGTCCTCGTCATGGAGCCGACCAAGAGCGGCCACGACGCGACCATCTACCTCCTGCCGCGCTCCAACCGCGAGAACGGCGAGTTCTGGCTCGACGGCCAGGGCGAGCTGTGGGTCGGCCGCCGCCACTCCCTGACCGAGGCCGAGAAGCTGTACGGCATCCCCGCCTCCGACGTGCGCGAGCTGCCCGAGGCGCTGCGCGAGGCGACCGGGCCCGTCCGTGTCGTGCGCGGGTACGACGCCGGCATCGAGGCCGCGCTGACCGACAAGGTCACCGCCGAGCGCGACGAAGAGCTGCGCGTCTTCCTCTCCGAGGCCCGTCTCGTCAAGGACGAGTTCGAGATCGGCGAGCTCCAGAAGGCCTGCGACTCGACCGCGCGCGGCTTCGAGGACGTCGTCAAGATCCTCGACAAGGCCGAGGCGACGAGCGAGCGCTACATCGAGGGCACCTTCTTCCTGCGCGCCCGCGTCGAGGGCAACGACATCGGCTACGGCTCCATCTGCGCCGCCGGTCCGCACGCCACCACGCTGCACTGGGTGCGCAACGACGGAGCCGTGCGCTCCGGAGAGCTGCTCCTGCTCGACGCCGGTGTGGAGACGCACACGTACTACACGGCGGACGTCACCCGTACGCTGCCGATCAACGGCCGATTCAACGAGCTCCAGAAGAAGATCTACGACGCCGTGTACGAGGCCCAGGAGGCCGGCATCGCGGCCGTGCAGCCGGGCGCCAAGTACCGCGACTTCCACGACGCCTCGCAGCGTGTGCTCGCCGAGAAGCTGGTGGAGTGGGGCCTCGTCGAGGGCCCCGTCGAGCGCGTCCTGGAGCTGGGCCTCCAGCGCCGCTGGACGCTGCACGGCACCGGTCACATGCTCGGCATGGACGTCCACGACTGCGCCGCCGCGCGCCGTGAGTCGTACGTCGACGGCACGCTGGAGCCCGGCATGTGCCTGACCGTCGAGCCCGGCCTGTACTTCCAGGCGGACGACCTGACCGTGCCGGAGGAGTACCGCGGCATCGGCGTCCGGATCGAGGACGACATCCTCGTGACGGAGGACGGCAACCGGAACCTCTCGGACTCGCTGCCGCGGCGTTCGGACGAGGTCGAGGCGTGGATGGCGCGGCTCAAGGCCTGA